In Pseudomonas abieticivorans, the genomic window GTGCCCGTGGCCCGCGCCGCAGTCTTTCAGGAACCCCGCCTGATGCCGTGGAAAAGCGCCTGGAAAAACGTGGTGCTGGGCCTGCGTGGCAACAACGCTCGGGCCCGAGCAGTGGATGCACTGAAGGAAGTGGGCCTGGGCCACCGCATCGACGCGTACCCCGCGACGCTGTCCGGTGGCGAAGCCCAGCGCGTGGCCCTGGCCCGCAGCCTGGTGCGCGAGCCCAAATTGCTGTTGCTGGACGAACCCTTCGCCGCCCTGGACGCCTTGACCCGTATCCGCATGCACCAGTTGATCATTGAACTATGGCGCAAACACACCCCGGCAGTGCTGCTGGTGACCCACGATGTCGATGAAGCGATATTGCTGGCCGATCGGGTGATCGTACTGGCTGACGGCAAGGTGGCCGAGCAGGTGCCCATCGACTTGCCCCGCGAGCGCGATAGCGGGCAAGCGGGCTTCCAGGCAATCCGCGCCCGGTTGCTGGGGTTGTTGGGGGTTGAGGTGGCGCAGGAGGAAGTGCTGCGCAGTGTTCGGTTTGGTTGATGTTTGCGGGTAGGCCCTGGCCCTCACCCCGCCCTCTGCCAGAAGGTGCGGGTTGGGGTGAGGGCTGTGCTCAATGCTGCCCCCTGGCCAACTGGAACACCCCATCCATGCGCCAATGCTCGTTCTGATGTCGC contains:
- a CDS encoding ABC transporter ATP-binding protein translates to MSVLKPFQAWAVELHDVVRQFDEQRVIDSLDLDIAPGEFVALLGASGSGKTTLLRTLAGLDSIDSGQLRVPVARAAVFQEPRLMPWKSAWKNVVLGLRGNNARARAVDALKEVGLGHRIDAYPATLSGGEAQRVALARSLVREPKLLLLDEPFAALDALTRIRMHQLIIELWRKHTPAVLLVTHDVDEAILLADRVIVLADGKVAEQVPIDLPRERDSGQAGFQAIRARLLGLLGVEVAQEEVLRSVRFG